A portion of the Calliphora vicina chromosome 5, idCalVici1.1, whole genome shotgun sequence genome contains these proteins:
- the Cpr49Ae gene encoding endocuticle structural glycoprotein ABD-4 gives MKFELSLLLLACAASVVVARPQDPIAIVSQESNIEPDGSYNYAYETANGIKGEETGTLKKATSPDTSDVIIARGSVSYTSPEGNLITLNYAADDENGFQPQGDHLPTPPPIPPAIQKALDYLLSLPPSKRR, from the exons atgaaattt GAACTTTCTTTATTACTGCTTGCGTGCGCTGCTTCAGTGGTTGTGGCCAGACCACAAGATCCCATTGCTATTGTTAGCCAAGAATCAAATATTGAGCCAGATGGTTCTTACAATTATGC TTACGAAACCGCCAATGGCATTAAGGGCGAAGAGACTGGTACCTTGAAAAAGGCCACCTCTCCCGATACTAGTGATGTGATTATAGCCCGAGGTTCTGTCTCCTATACTTCGCCCGAAGGCAATTTAATCACCTTAAACTATGCAGCTGATGATGAAAATGGTTTCCAACCACAAGGTGATCATTTGCCCACACCTCCACCAATCCCACCAGCAATCCAAAAAGCTTTGGACTACTTGTTAAGCTTGCCTCCTTCCAAACGTCGTTAA